One Streptomyces sp. L2 genomic window carries:
- the dxr gene encoding 1-deoxy-D-xylulose-5-phosphate reductoisomerase — MSDSPAPLADPHLVFDPGAGDGPKDVVILGSTGSIGTQAIDLVRRHPDRFRVTALSANGGRVALLAEQAHTLKVRTVAVAREDVVPALREALTAHYGAEPLPEILAGPDAATLLAGSDCHTVLNGITGSIGLAPTLAALEAGRTLALANKESLIVGGPLVKALAKPGQIIPVDSEHAALFQALAAGTRADVRKLVVTASGGPFRGRTKAELGDVTVEDALAHPTWAMGPVITINSATLVNKGLEVIEAHLLYDIPFDRIEVVVHPQSYVHSMVEFTDGSTIAQATPPDMRGPIAVGLGWPERVPDAAPAFDWSKAATWEFFPLDDEAFPSVNLARHVGRLAGTAPAVFNAANEECVEAFRSGALPFNGIMETVTRVVEEHGTPVAGTSLTVSDVLEAETWARARARELTGQTETAEARA; from the coding sequence ATGAGCGACAGCCCAGCCCCACTCGCGGACCCGCACCTCGTCTTCGATCCCGGCGCCGGCGACGGCCCCAAGGACGTGGTGATCCTCGGCTCCACCGGGTCCATCGGCACCCAGGCCATCGACCTCGTACGGCGCCACCCCGACCGCTTCCGGGTCACCGCGCTCTCCGCCAACGGCGGACGCGTCGCCCTCCTCGCCGAGCAGGCCCACACCCTCAAGGTGCGGACCGTCGCCGTGGCCCGCGAGGACGTCGTACCGGCCCTGCGCGAGGCGCTCACCGCGCACTACGGCGCCGAGCCGCTGCCCGAGATCCTCGCCGGACCCGACGCGGCCACCCTGCTGGCGGGCTCCGACTGCCACACCGTGCTCAACGGCATCACCGGCTCCATCGGTCTCGCGCCGACCCTCGCAGCCCTGGAGGCGGGCCGCACCCTCGCGCTCGCCAACAAGGAGTCGCTCATCGTCGGCGGCCCCCTGGTCAAGGCGCTCGCCAAGCCCGGCCAGATCATCCCGGTCGACTCCGAGCACGCCGCGCTGTTCCAGGCCCTCGCCGCCGGCACCCGCGCCGACGTCCGCAAGCTCGTCGTCACCGCCTCCGGCGGCCCGTTCCGCGGCCGTACGAAGGCCGAGCTGGGAGACGTCACCGTCGAGGACGCCCTCGCCCACCCCACCTGGGCGATGGGCCCGGTGATCACCATCAACTCCGCGACCCTGGTCAACAAGGGACTGGAAGTCATCGAGGCGCACCTCCTCTACGACATTCCCTTCGACCGCATTGAGGTGGTCGTGCACCCGCAGTCGTATGTTCATTCGATGGTCGAGTTCACCGACGGATCCACGATCGCCCAGGCGACACCGCCCGACATGCGCGGGCCCATCGCCGTCGGCCTGGGCTGGCCCGAGCGCGTCCCGGACGCCGCGCCGGCCTTCGACTGGAGCAAGGCCGCCACGTGGGAGTTCTTCCCGCTGGACGACGAGGCGTTCCCCTCGGTGAACCTCGCCCGGCACGTGGGGCGGCTCGCGGGGACCGCCCCGGCGGTGTTCAATGCCGCCAACGAGGAGTGCGTCGAGGCCTTCCGCAGCGGCGCCCTGCCCTTCAACGGCATCATGGAGACCGTCACCCGGGTGGTGGAGGAACACGGCACCCCCGTCGCGGGAACTTCACTCACCGTGTCGGACGTCCTCGAAGCGGAGACCTGGGCCCGGGCCCGGGCCCGTGAACTGACCGGCCAGACGGAGACCGCGGAGGCGCGTGCATGA